The genomic interval AGTTAATGATGCTGATACAACAGTTATTACACGCCGTGATTCTGAGGATGCAGTGGTTATGTCTTTAGACTACTACAATAGCCTTATGGAAACAGTTCATTTACTACGCTCTCCTAAAAACGCTGAACACCTAAACCGTTCGATAGCACAGTACCGTGCTGGTAAAACAACAGCACGAGAGTTAATTGATGAGTAGTAGTCAACGTTTATTATCGTGGACTGATGATGCTTGGGATGACTACCTGTATTGGCAAACTCAAGACAAGAAAACACTCAAGCGCATCAATAAACTCATCAATGATGTTAAGCGCTCTCCATTTGATGGCATCGGTAAACCAGAGCCGTTAAAAGAGAACTTATCTGGTTTTTGGTCTCGTCGTATTGATGATACGAATAGGCTTGTTTATGCAGTCGATGATC from Vibrio vulnificus NBRC 15645 = ATCC 27562 carries:
- a CDS encoding Txe/YoeB family addiction module toxin, which encodes MSSSQRLLSWTDDAWDDYLYWQTQDKKTLKRINKLINDVKRSPFDGIGKPEPLKENLSGFWSRRIDDTNRLVYAVDDQAITIISCRYHY
- a CDS encoding type II toxin-antitoxin system Phd/YefM family antitoxin; this translates as MRIVSFTEARNGLKAVLDGVVNDADTTVITRRDSEDAVVMSLDYYNSLMETVHLLRSPKNAEHLNRSIAQYRAGKTTARELIDE